Below is a genomic region from Erigeron canadensis isolate Cc75 chromosome 7, C_canadensis_v1, whole genome shotgun sequence.
AACTTTTCAAGATCATAAGCTTATTCTTGGGGGTTTCTGAAAGacaatctttttctttaaaagcTACGAGTACAACAAAACATCCCCGAAAAGACAGCCTTAAGTTCTCACTAGCTaacatcacaaattcacaatacatacatatataattcacTCATagatacaaaaagaaaaagagaatgcAGAAAGTAACCTACCAAATTATCATCAAGGGTAGCAACAAGTATAAACCTGCCATTAGGCGAAAACTTGGTAAACGAAACAGCAGGCACTTTATCGTCAATCAAAGTCTTTAAACACGTCCCAGTAACCGTATCCCAAATCTTACAACTCCCATCATGACTACCCGAAACGATCAACGACCCGTCTCTATTAAAATGCACACTAGTCACTGGCAACGAATGTGCCCTGATCACATGAACACTTTTCCCTGTTTTCACATCCCAAACTCTCACTGTCTCATCAAAAGAACCCGACACAATCAAATTCGAATGTACACTaaaactcacacaaaacacgACATCCGTATGTCCCCGAAGCGTCTTTACGCATTCGTAGTTCCTGGCGTCCCAGATTCGCAGTGTCTTGTCGTCCGAGGCTGAACAAATGTAGTGGGAATCGTAAGACCAGGCGAGGTCCGATACGCCTTCGGTGTGGCCTGTGAGTTTGGAAATTAAGGTTAGGGTTTGGGCGTTCCATAAGATTACGGTTTTGTCTAAGGAAGCGGAGGCTAAGAGTTTGCCATTGTTGGCGAACTTGACACATGAGACGGCTGATTGGTGGTCGGTTAAGGTTTTTACTAGTTGGTATGGTGCGtatggcggcggcggtggtggtggttgggtggtgttgttattgttgttgttgcttcCCATCTTTTGGCTTTGATCCCCAGGTAAAGGTaaagtgtgtatatatgtgggttattatattttaattaatttttgtttataaaagagGAGtactaataaattaataataaccgCACTATAACTAGATGGGTTCCACACTTTCACCTCAATAACCCCATATCTGTTGGGGAAATCCAAGCCCCGATAAATTTGGGCCAGGTTCGGTCCGTTCTGATATGTAGGTTTAAGGCCGGGTATTTGggaaagttttattttttttacggGTTTGGGTTCGGGTATGATTTTAAATGACAATTCGCATACCCGATGTATGTTGGAAACTCATCCATAACACGTATATATTAAATCAtaagtatctttttttttaaaaaaaaaattaaactactAAACAAGTAGTATTTTATTATAGCTAAacaaaaagatataaacatCCATATAACAAATATGCCTAAAAATCTAGTTTCACAAAGAAGCCTCAAAGCAAGTGTAAAGTCTCATACACTCTATTAACAAATCGCTTACACAGTTTATTAACATTGCAAAAGCAGAGCCAATTTTTAAAAGAAGAATAAAAGCATCCAATTCAAGaacaatgaaaaataaaaattatatcggATCCCCGAAAACCCGTATGGAAACCCGTTACCCAATGGTTCGTAAGTAAACGGAGACCTTTTGGGTTTGGGGTCGGGGTTTGGGATGGAGATTTTTAATCGGGACCAGGTATGGGTGACCTAAACCCGATACATACCTGGCCCATTGCTATCTGACGCAAACGAAAACAAGAGAAACTAGTTAAACATGTTGATTCAAAGAATATCGATGCTTCTATAATTCTTTGATTCAAAGAAAATACTGAAAATTGAGAAATTTCAAACTAATACACACGtgtatagaaaaaaaatgatttatgggtaAACTAAAAATTGATCATTTCCCcatgtttatatacatataaatagatATGCAAAATTTGAACGTGCCTAAAAACATAAGTAGGCcaaaaattattacaaaaagaaagtcaaaaacCCGAAAAACATAGATAAAGGCATATAACTCATTGAAGATGACGTTTTTGAGCCCGAAGACTGACCCATTTAAGTGATTGGTCGCACGTTGAAAACGAAGCCCTATAGCTCAAGTTATGAGCATTTAAGTGAAAGTCTTTTTAGGTTTTATACCCCTATCTAAGTCCTCCAAATAAACTAGTGCTTGTTTCTTTTGCACTTAGGCCTACATCACCATCTATACGACTTCATGATTATCTTGTAAGGCTTTTATTTCGTTTAATATtcagatgattttttttttcaaacattcagtCAGTATGCGACATCAGAGAAACATCACCATATAAttgtgaagccttgcacgtaccttAGACAACGAAATattgaccatgagccgttactAGTATTCGGagggaaaaaaccccaagacttgcTAGCCTtaaagatcgaactcaagaccttgagtAAAACCTGGGATGCTTCTGACCAGTTGTATAAGATATAGAATATGCGATTCTTAATGTCATATTTATAATACTTAATAAAGgggagcttttttttttttttttttttttcatttcaacaAAAGACTATTGAAAAGTGGGTTGTGCCCCACATCTCTAAACACCATTCTACCAACACATTTATGATTTATCTAAACTAACGTTAATGAAATATGTTACAATATGGATCCCCATTTGAGATAAAATGCAACCCGTATTGGCCCATTTCTAAGCCAATGGGTCGAAATTGCCACCTTTTGGTCTGTTACACtctattctcgagtttttattaaaggaaaagaaaagagaagattggataggagaataaaggataaaaaattatatttataaattgcattcttgagttttatcatttaaaaaaaaagaaagtgaataaaatgatttaaaggcattcttgagttaaaagagaaggataagaaaggataaaaatatGTGGTATTACATTTATAGCCCCATAATTATTATAGTTCATATAAAGGTTTGAAgggtatattgataaatttataacttatcCTTCCAAATCATGCCAAATATGGAAGGAAAGTTTTTAGCTTTAAAACCCctcacttttcattttcattactttaatcaaaaaactcaaaaatacaaaaacataagtttttctcttctttcttttcttatcccATAAAATTAAAACTCTAAGAATGCACCCTTAGTGAACTCACATACTTCACTTACACACAGGTGTTGGAACTTGGAATCGTATCATATTCAATCATCATCGGCCTATCTTTGCACAATTAAACCTTTGCTTGGAGCATTATCTTTGCATCATTTCTTTGAAGAGTTTGCATTGGCTGGCTGCATCTCACAAGATGGCAGAATTTTTTGCGATTAACAGCTCCTATAAGCATTGGCATAGGGACTGGTATCTCTTCACTTTACAATCATAGTAGTCCCAGAGCTCTGGTTATTGAAGGTATTCTAGACTCCATTTTCTGCTGGGATTTTAGTTTACAAGGCTGTAGTGATCCAATTGCTGCTTAATTCTTGAGTAAGAAGATAAAAAGCAATTTGGGGGATCATATAGTGTCTTTTATTGTACTTTTCCTTAGGGTTGGTTTAATGTCCTCTGTTGCAGCCGCGGGGGCCTAAAACTGCCCATTTTCCTTATGGTGTAACAAATCCAACTCGATCCCAGCCAACTTTTTATTCCAATGTTCTGTTAATTATGGTAAATTATACATGAAAAAAGTTAACAAACAACtgacaaaaatatgataatatacaTTGTGGCCTTGTAGTCTTTTCTAAGAAAGTATTTAATG
It encodes:
- the LOC122606748 gene encoding COMPASS-like H3K4 histone methylase component WDR5B, which produces MGSNNNNNNTTQPPPPPPPYAPYQLVKTLTDHQSAVSCVKFANNGKLLASASLDKTVILWNAQTLTLISKLTGHTEGVSDLAWSYDSHYICSASDDKTLRIWDARNYECVKTLRGHTDVVFCVSFSVHSNLIVSGSFDETVRVWDVKTGKSVHVIRAHSLPVTSVHFNRDGSLIVSGSHDGSCKIWDTVTGTCLKTLIDDKVPAVSFTKFSPNGRFILVATLDDNLKLWNYSTGKFLKIYTGHVNKTYCITPTFSVTNGKYIVSGSEDHCVYIWDLQGKNLLQKLEGHTDTVISVNCHPNDNMIASAGLIGDRTIKIWVQPSSE